From the genome of Primulina huaijiensis isolate GDHJ02 unplaced genomic scaffold, ASM1229523v2 scaffold205878, whole genome shotgun sequence:
TGGCCCACTCAAGCTCTGGAGATCAAAGACCAGATACTTAATCGAGTACAAGAACACATAGAGAGAAACTGAACCCGAGGCATAGAATGCCTTCCACCACCATGTCCAGTCCTCAACACACAGATGCATATAAGTTAGAACCACCGAAACTTCTGCACAGACAATGACTAACAAGAGGAGGACGATGAGAAGGAAGCCAAAGACATAATAAAATCTTCCGAGCCAAATGCTGGAAATTATGAAGAAAAGTTCGATAAAGAGGGTCCCGAAAGGAAGGGTGCCTGCTCCAAGAACCAGAAGCCATGAGGGATATTTACGTTCAGGTATTTCTCTAGGGATTTGATTAGTCCGGACAGGGTATTGAATAGGCTCGGCTCGAATGCCTAAGAGTCCTCCCAAGAGAGTAAGTGGCACCG
Proteins encoded in this window:
- the LOC140966385 gene encoding transmembrane 9 superfamily member 12-like, with amino-acid sequence MWRTLKGTSEGWRSVSWLISCFFPGIVFIILTILNFILWGSNSTGAIPISLYFILLSLWFCISVPLTLLGGLLGIRAEPIQYPVRTNQIPREIPERKYPSWLLVLGAGTLPFGTLFIELFFIISSIWLGRFYYVFGFLLIVLLLLVIVCAEVSVVLTYMHLCVEDWTWWWKAFYASGSVSLYVFLYSIKYLVFDLQSLSGPVSATLYLGYSLIMAIAIMLATGTIGLLTSFYFVHYLFSSVKID